One Sphingomonas endolithica DNA segment encodes these proteins:
- a CDS encoding DUF4062 domain-containing protein: protein MADVDKRYQVFVSSTFRDLIEERKEVMQALLELDCIPSGMELFQAADEDQWTLIKRVIDDCDYYMVIVAGRYGSIGSGGLSYTEMEYRYATEQGKPVVSFLHEAPSSLTAEHTELEPEGREKLAAFRKLCEMKMVKYWNGPSALGSVVSRSIIKVIKDRPAVGWIRGSAVTSDEANREILRLRQLIDKLEAKVRGSATSRPEGAEALLQDGDMIPTEAIVKVVSLKNAYQTQSIFADAQVAWDDIWNKISPRLIEEISESDLEDAVDEVFSHVLWSTTTKNDTFKDRKIKSITSSKDAFHKIKVQLVALGLIMRGDKKRTVSDAQNYWKLTPYGETKMMSALAMRRAAKNSAQT from the coding sequence ATGGCCGATGTCGACAAGCGCTACCAAGTCTTCGTAAGTTCCACTTTTCGGGATTTAATTGAGGAACGCAAAGAGGTAATGCAGGCGCTCTTGGAGCTTGATTGCATCCCGTCGGGGATGGAGTTATTTCAAGCTGCAGACGAAGATCAATGGACGCTTATCAAGCGCGTCATTGATGACTGCGATTACTATATGGTTATCGTTGCTGGTCGCTATGGATCAATTGGTTCAGGTGGACTTAGTTATACCGAAATGGAGTATCGTTACGCAACCGAGCAGGGTAAGCCAGTGGTTTCTTTCCTGCACGAGGCCCCATCCAGCCTAACGGCTGAGCATACCGAGCTTGAACCCGAAGGAAGGGAGAAGCTCGCGGCTTTTCGTAAGCTGTGCGAAATGAAAATGGTCAAATATTGGAACGGGCCTAGCGCACTCGGATCGGTCGTGAGCCGTTCAATTATTAAAGTAATTAAAGACCGTCCGGCTGTGGGATGGATACGAGGATCTGCTGTAACCAGCGACGAAGCAAACAGAGAAATTCTTCGTTTGCGCCAATTAATTGACAAGCTCGAAGCAAAAGTTCGCGGCAGTGCTACGTCTCGCCCTGAGGGAGCAGAGGCCTTGCTTCAAGACGGAGATATGATCCCAACCGAGGCAATCGTGAAGGTCGTGTCTCTGAAAAATGCATATCAAACTCAGAGCATATTCGCAGATGCGCAGGTAGCTTGGGACGATATCTGGAACAAAATAAGTCCTAGGCTGATTGAAGAAATTAGCGAAAGCGATCTAGAAGATGCTGTTGATGAGGTGTTTTCTCATGTTCTCTGGAGCACCACTACCAAGAATGATACCTTTAAAGATAGAAAGATTAAGTCAATCACATCATCAAAGGATGCCTTTCATAAGATCAAGGTTCAGCTTGTGGCGCTTGGTCTTATCATGCGTGGAGACAAAAAGCGTACTGTAAGTGACGCACAAAATTACTGGAAGCTAACCCCATACGGTGAGACAAAAATGATGTCGGCATTGGCAATGCGTAGGGCGGCGAAAAACAGCGCGCAGACGTAG
- a CDS encoding zinc-dependent alcohol dehydrogenase — translation MRALAWHGKHDVRMDTVDDPEIVNPRDCIIKVTSTAICGSDLHLYDHYIPTMQAGDILGHEFMGEVVEVGAKSTLKKGQRVVVPFTIACGSCYHCGKHQYSACDNGLPADNQDIAQSIYGQPMSGLFGYSHMTGGYAGGQAEYVRVPFSDVGPIVIPDGVDDDKVLFLSDILPTGWQAAEYAEIEPGDTVAVWGCGPVGLFAVQSAFLMGAERVIAIDHFPKRLELAKKFGAETINFEESAVYEALMEMTGGIGPDAVIDAVGLEAHGLFVDNIVDQIKASTFLGTDRIHSIRQAIIACRKGGRVSMPAVYGGFVDKFPLGAFMEKGLTLKTGQTHVQHYMPALLNAIMEEKIDTTFLISHRMDLEDAPKGYDMFKNDQNNVTKIVLKPGFGR, via the coding sequence ATGCGCGCATTGGCATGGCACGGCAAACACGACGTTCGCATGGACACGGTGGACGACCCCGAGATCGTCAACCCGCGTGACTGCATCATCAAGGTGACCTCGACCGCGATCTGCGGGTCGGATCTTCACCTGTACGATCATTACATCCCGACGATGCAGGCCGGCGACATTCTCGGCCATGAATTCATGGGCGAAGTGGTCGAAGTCGGCGCGAAATCGACGTTGAAGAAGGGGCAGCGCGTCGTCGTGCCGTTCACGATCGCGTGCGGCAGCTGCTATCATTGCGGCAAGCACCAATATTCGGCGTGCGACAACGGCCTGCCCGCCGACAACCAGGATATCGCGCAGAGCATCTACGGCCAGCCGATGTCCGGCTTGTTCGGATACAGCCACATGACCGGCGGCTATGCCGGCGGCCAGGCGGAATATGTCCGCGTGCCATTCAGCGATGTCGGCCCGATCGTCATCCCGGATGGCGTGGACGACGACAAGGTGCTGTTCCTGTCGGACATCCTGCCGACCGGGTGGCAGGCGGCGGAATATGCCGAGATCGAGCCGGGTGATACGGTTGCGGTGTGGGGCTGCGGGCCGGTCGGGCTGTTTGCGGTGCAGTCTGCATTCCTGATGGGCGCGGAGCGCGTGATCGCGATCGATCATTTCCCCAAGCGGCTGGAGTTGGCGAAGAAGTTCGGCGCCGAGACGATCAACTTCGAGGAAAGCGCGGTCTATGAAGCGCTGATGGAAATGACCGGCGGGATCGGCCCGGATGCGGTGATCGATGCGGTCGGCCTCGAGGCGCACGGTCTGTTCGTCGACAACATCGTCGACCAGATCAAGGCATCGACCTTCCTCGGCACCGACCGGATCCATTCGATCCGCCAGGCGATCATCGCCTGCCGCAAGGGTGGGCGTGTCTCGATGCCCGCCGTCTATGGCGGCTTCGTCGACAAGTTCCCGCTCGGCGCCTTCATGGAGAAGGGGCTGACGCTCAAGACCGGGCAGACGCACGTCCAGCACTACATGCCGGCGTTGCTCAACGCGATCATGGAAGAGAAGATCGATACGACCTTCCTGATCTCGCACCGCATGGACCTGGAGGACGCCCCCAAGGGCTATGACATGTTCAAGAACGACCAGAACAACGTCACCAAGATCGTACTGAAGCCGGGCTTCGGACGTTGA
- a CDS encoding SDR family NAD(P)-dependent oxidoreductase has product MAKFAIVTGASTGIGLELAKLAAADGYDLLLAADTPFTDVPSGARTLDVDLSTFEGVDKLLAEAGGRQIDLLCANAGHGLGRAFLDQDPAEWKHVVDTNIVGTGYLLQHVLKQMVARNDGKVLVTGSIAGYIPGAFQAVYNGSKAFVDSFVAALQNEIKESDGVTLTNLMPGPTDTEFFERGDMMDTSVGTDPKKEDPADTAKNGWDALMSGKASVVSGVKNKIQSAVANVTPNAILAEQHRKMAEPGTAED; this is encoded by the coding sequence ATGGCTAAATTCGCCATCGTCACCGGCGCCTCGACCGGCATCGGCCTGGAACTCGCCAAGCTGGCTGCGGCCGACGGCTATGACCTGCTGCTCGCCGCCGACACGCCGTTCACCGACGTGCCGAGCGGCGCGCGCACGCTGGACGTCGATCTCTCGACCTTCGAGGGTGTCGACAAACTGCTGGCGGAAGCCGGCGGGCGGCAGATCGACCTGTTGTGCGCCAATGCCGGGCATGGCCTGGGGCGCGCGTTCCTCGACCAGGATCCGGCCGAGTGGAAGCATGTCGTCGACACCAATATCGTCGGCACCGGCTATCTGCTGCAGCACGTGCTGAAGCAGATGGTGGCGCGCAACGACGGCAAGGTGCTGGTGACGGGTTCGATCGCCGGCTACATTCCGGGTGCGTTCCAGGCGGTGTATAACGGCTCCAAGGCGTTCGTGGACAGCTTCGTCGCGGCGCTGCAGAACGAGATCAAGGAATCGGACGGCGTCACGCTGACCAACCTGATGCCCGGGCCGACGGACACCGAATTCTTCGAACGCGGCGACATGATGGACACGTCGGTCGGCACCGATCCCAAGAAGGAAGACCCGGCGGATACCGCCAAGAACGGCTGGGATGCGTTGATGTCGGGCAAGGCGAGCGTCGTTTCGGGCGTGAAGAACAAGATCCAGTCGGCGGTCGCCAACGTCACGCCGAACGCGATCCTGGCCGAGCAGCATCGCAAGATGGCCGAACCCGGCACCGCCGAGGATTGA
- the thiC gene encoding phosphomethylpyrimidine synthase ThiC, giving the protein MADIDSRIEQGARPQPAIGITTGPIRGSRKIHVAVPTSPDVRVAMREIVLDPSCSEPPLRVYDTSGPYTDPKAVIDIDAGLPAIRSGWIAARGDVEAYAPREVRPEDNGQLGPDRSGGVPQFPGAHRQPLRAKPGMNLSQMHYARRGIITPEMEYVATRENLGRAMLKEYKRDGESFGASIPDFVTPEFVRDEVARGRAIIPNNVNHPESEPMAIGRNFLVKINANIGNSAVASNVAAEVDKLVWSIRWGADTVMDLSTGRNIHDTREWIIRNSPVPIGTVPIYQALEKVGGIAEDLTWEIFRDTLIEQAEQGVDYFTIHAGVRLAYIPMTAKRVTGIVSRGGSIMAKWCLSHHKESFLYERFDEITEIMKAYDIAYSLGDGLRPGSIADANDEAQFSELYTLGELTHRAWKSDVQVMIEGPGHVPMHKIKENMEKQLEVCGEAPFYTLGPLTTDIAPGYDHITSGIGAAQIGWYGTAMLCYVTPKEHLGLPDRDDVKVGVVTYKLAAHAADLAKGHPAAQMRDDALSRARFEFRWRDQFNLSLDPDTAEQYHDQTLPAEGAKTAHFCSMCGPKFCSMKITQEVRDFAATQNQPANAFLAAGGVVDAADDDRALFAKGTTHADAERGMVAMSEMFNEKGGEIYLPAAD; this is encoded by the coding sequence ATGGCCGATATCGACAGCAGAATCGAACAGGGCGCCCGCCCGCAGCCGGCAATCGGCATCACCACCGGCCCGATCCGCGGCAGCCGCAAAATCCATGTCGCGGTCCCCACCAGCCCGGATGTCCGAGTCGCCATGCGCGAGATCGTCCTCGATCCCAGCTGCAGCGAGCCGCCCTTGCGCGTCTACGACACCAGCGGCCCCTATACCGATCCCAAGGCAGTGATCGACATCGACGCCGGCCTGCCTGCGATCCGCAGCGGCTGGATCGCGGCGCGCGGCGATGTCGAGGCCTATGCCCCGCGCGAAGTCCGCCCCGAGGACAATGGCCAGCTCGGCCCCGATCGCTCCGGCGGCGTGCCGCAATTCCCCGGTGCCCACCGCCAACCCTTGCGCGCCAAGCCCGGCATGAACCTCAGCCAGATGCATTACGCGCGGCGTGGCATCATCACGCCCGAGATGGAATATGTCGCCACCCGCGAGAATCTCGGCCGCGCGATGCTCAAGGAATATAAGCGCGACGGCGAGTCGTTCGGCGCGTCGATCCCCGACTTCGTAACCCCCGAATTCGTCCGCGACGAGGTCGCTCGCGGCCGCGCGATCATCCCCAACAACGTCAACCACCCCGAATCCGAACCGATGGCGATCGGCCGCAATTTCCTGGTCAAGATCAACGCCAATATCGGCAACAGCGCGGTCGCCAGCAACGTCGCCGCCGAAGTCGACAAGCTCGTCTGGTCGATCCGCTGGGGCGCCGACACGGTGATGGACCTCAGCACCGGCCGCAACATCCACGACACGCGCGAATGGATCATCCGCAACTCGCCCGTCCCGATCGGCACCGTGCCGATCTACCAGGCACTCGAAAAAGTCGGCGGCATTGCCGAGGACCTGACCTGGGAAATCTTCCGCGACACGCTGATCGAGCAGGCCGAACAGGGCGTCGATTACTTCACGATCCACGCTGGCGTCCGCCTTGCCTATATCCCGATGACGGCCAAGCGTGTCACCGGCATCGTCAGCCGCGGCGGCAGCATCATGGCCAAATGGTGCCTCAGCCACCACAAGGAGAGCTTCCTCTACGAGCGCTTCGACGAGATCACCGAGATCATGAAGGCGTACGACATCGCCTACAGCCTGGGCGACGGCCTGCGCCCCGGCTCGATCGCCGACGCCAATGACGAAGCGCAGTTCAGCGAGCTCTACACCTTGGGCGAGCTCACCCACCGCGCGTGGAAGAGCGACGTCCAGGTCATGATCGAGGGCCCCGGCCATGTGCCGATGCACAAGATCAAGGAGAATATGGAAAAGCAGCTCGAAGTCTGCGGCGAAGCACCCTTCTACACCTTGGGGCCACTCACCACCGACATCGCGCCCGGCTACGATCACATCACCAGCGGCATCGGCGCCGCGCAGATCGGCTGGTACGGCACCGCGATGCTTTGCTACGTCACGCCCAAGGAGCATCTCGGCCTCCCCGACCGCGACGACGTGAAGGTCGGCGTGGTAACCTACAAACTAGCCGCGCACGCCGCCGACCTCGCCAAAGGCCACCCCGCCGCCCAGATGCGCGACGACGCGCTGAGCCGCGCAAGGTTCGAATTCCGCTGGCGCGACCAGTTCAACCTCAGCCTCGACCCCGACACGGCGGAGCAATATCACGACCAGACGTTGCCGGCAGAGGGGGCGAAGACGGCGCACTTCTGCTCAATGTGCGGGCCTAAGTTCTGCTCGATGAAGATCACGCAGGAAGTGCGCGACTTCGCGGCGACGCAGAACCAGCCGGCGAATGCGTTCCTCGCGGCTGGCGGCGTTGTCGATGCGGCAGACGACGATCGCGCGTTATTTGCCAAGGGCACGACGCACGCTGATGCGGAACGCGGCATGGTGGCAATGAGCGAGATGTTCAACGAAAAAGGTGGGGAGATTTACCTGCCGGCGGCGGATTGA
- a CDS encoding ferritin-like domain-containing protein, producing MNDTEKLNIVLEAGAARRDDRRRFLRQASSVAAVAGATSLLAACGGGDDDDSPTPTPTSSVTPTPTSTATSAIGDGDILNFALNLEYLEAQFYSFAATGAGLPAASLAAGTNATGTPGTVTGGKQVTFGDPLVGQYAREIAADERAHVDFLRKTIGTTVVPMPNINIAGGAGGAFTAAARAAGIAVDDSYDPYRDDNSFLLAAYIFEDVGVTAYKGAAPLLRSRTFLEAAAGLLAAEAYHSAIIRTTLSRKGLFVPAQQISDARDGLDGGIDRDQGIGSSAADANIVPTDGDGIAFSRSPGQVLNIVYLNRTATTSGGFFSNGVNAANPFFKTSAAS from the coding sequence ATGAACGACACCGAAAAGCTCAACATCGTCCTCGAAGCCGGCGCTGCCCGGCGTGACGATCGCCGCCGTTTCCTGCGCCAGGCCAGCAGCGTCGCCGCTGTTGCCGGCGCCACCTCGCTGCTCGCCGCCTGCGGTGGCGGCGATGACGACGATTCGCCCACCCCGACGCCGACCTCCAGCGTCACCCCGACGCCGACCTCGACCGCGACCAGCGCGATCGGCGATGGCGACATCCTCAACTTCGCGCTGAACCTCGAATATCTCGAGGCGCAATTCTATTCCTTCGCCGCCACCGGCGCAGGGCTTCCGGCGGCATCGCTCGCCGCAGGCACCAACGCCACGGGCACGCCCGGCACCGTCACCGGTGGCAAGCAGGTCACGTTCGGCGACCCGCTGGTCGGCCAATATGCCCGCGAGATCGCCGCTGACGAACGCGCGCATGTCGATTTCCTGCGCAAGACGATCGGCACCACCGTCGTGCCGATGCCCAACATCAACATCGCCGGTGGCGCCGGCGGTGCCTTCACCGCCGCGGCGCGTGCGGCCGGCATCGCCGTTGACGACAGCTACGATCCGTACCGCGACGACAACAGCTTCCTGCTCGCCGCCTACATCTTCGAGGATGTCGGCGTGACCGCGTACAAGGGGGCCGCCCCGTTGCTCCGCAGCAGGACGTTCCTGGAGGCCGCGGCCGGCCTGCTCGCGGCGGAGGCCTATCACTCCGCGATCATCCGCACGACCCTGTCGCGCAAGGGCCTGTTCGTTCCGGCGCAGCAGATATCCGACGCGCGCGACGGCCTGGATGGCGGCATCGATCGCGACCAGGGCATCGGCAGCAGCGCGGCGGACGCCAATATCGTGCCGACCGACGGCGACGGCATCGCCTTCAGCCGCTCGCCCGGCCAGGTGCTCAACATCGTCTATCTCAACCGTACGGCCACCACGAGCGGCGGCTTCTTCTCCAACGGCGTCAACGCCGCCAACCCGTTCTTCAAGACCAGCGCCGCCAGCTAA
- a CDS encoding SRPBCC family protein, producing MTDEVANTHDDAPLTASKHRDAAEHETSFEPKGDNLVGRAVTIRRPVAELFAYFRDSTNLPTFMENVVSIQVLDAKRSHWVVKAPAGRTVEWDAVVTDEAENSFIAWTSEEGADVPNSGRIDFRDAGARGTIVTSTISYDPPFGVIGKAIAKLFQREPAIQARRDLRRFKQLMETGEIATAAMNPKQLEEEHA from the coding sequence GTGACTGACGAGGTTGCCAATACCCATGACGACGCGCCGCTGACCGCATCCAAGCATCGCGATGCGGCCGAGCACGAGACTTCGTTCGAGCCGAAAGGCGACAATCTGGTGGGTCGTGCCGTGACCATCCGCCGCCCGGTGGCCGAACTGTTCGCCTATTTTCGTGATTCCACCAATCTGCCGACCTTCATGGAGAATGTCGTCTCGATCCAGGTGCTGGACGCCAAGCGCTCGCACTGGGTGGTCAAGGCACCGGCCGGGCGGACGGTGGAATGGGATGCGGTGGTGACCGACGAAGCGGAGAACAGCTTCATCGCCTGGACATCGGAAGAAGGCGCCGACGTGCCCAATAGCGGACGGATCGATTTCCGCGATGCCGGTGCGCGCGGCACGATCGTCACCTCGACGATCAGCTACGATCCGCCGTTCGGCGTGATCGGCAAGGCGATCGCCAAGTTGTTCCAGCGCGAACCCGCGATCCAGGCACGGCGCGACCTGCGCCGTTTTAAGCAGCTGATGGAAACCGGCGAGATCGCCACCGCCGCAATGAACCCCAAACAGCTCGAAGAGGAGCACGCCTGA
- a CDS encoding ferritin-like domain-containing protein, with protein MGLFSKDIATLHDLFLHTLQDIYYAEHQILKALPKMIDKATAPALKKGFELHLTETEGQIARLERAFASLDEKAKAVTCPAIDGIIKEANEIIGEVSDKSVLDAALIMAAQAVEHYEITRYGTLIAWATEMGHTEVASLLAETLAEEKATDEKLTAMAESKTNAKAAAVSA; from the coding sequence ATGGGCCTGTTCAGTAAAGACATCGCCACGCTGCATGACCTGTTCCTGCACACGCTGCAGGACATCTACTACGCCGAGCACCAGATCCTGAAGGCATTGCCCAAGATGATCGACAAGGCGACCGCGCCTGCGCTCAAGAAAGGGTTCGAGTTGCACCTGACCGAGACCGAGGGGCAGATCGCGCGGCTGGAACGGGCGTTTGCCAGCCTGGATGAGAAAGCCAAGGCAGTGACCTGCCCGGCGATCGACGGGATCATCAAGGAAGCCAACGAGATCATCGGCGAAGTCTCCGACAAGTCGGTGCTCGATGCGGCGCTGATCATGGCGGCACAGGCGGTCGAGCATTACGAGATCACGCGCTACGGCACGCTGATCGCGTGGGCGACCGAGATGGGCCATACCGAAGTCGCGTCCCTGCTCGCCGAGACGCTGGCCGAGGAAAAGGCCACCGACGAGAAGCTGACGGCGATGGCCGAGAGCAAGACCAACGCTAAGGCGGCGGCGGTGTCCGCCTGA
- a CDS encoding catalase family protein has protein sequence MSQAAPVRYDPSVEQLGKGEADAVAQLHASFKSILDTTSADYGHAVRGVHAKGHGIVQGRLSVKTGLPPELAQGIFAVPSDYEAILRISTAPGDLLDDSVSAPRGVGLKILGVPGEPLTGAEQDGAQDFLMVNGPTFGAPDPATFAKNLKLLAATTDKAEGAKKALSATLRVVEGALETVGLKSGLITQLGGAPEVHPLGETYYTQTPFRYGDYIAKFSLAPVSAGLTECTGVKVAVASRPDALREDVAETLIEQGGVWELRVQLCRDLEKMPVENPTIEWDEKDSPFVTVATLTVAPQASWTNGLSQAQEDALSFSPWHGVVAHQPLGSVNRARRETYDYASGYRADFNKCPVHAVKMLEDLPA, from the coding sequence ATGAGCCAGGCCGCACCCGTTCGCTACGATCCGTCGGTCGAACAGCTTGGCAAGGGCGAGGCGGATGCCGTCGCGCAGCTCCACGCCAGCTTTAAGTCGATCCTCGATACGACCTCTGCCGATTACGGCCATGCGGTGCGCGGCGTCCATGCCAAGGGCCACGGCATCGTCCAGGGCCGGCTGTCGGTAAAGACTGGCCTGCCGCCCGAACTGGCGCAGGGCATCTTCGCCGTGCCGTCCGATTACGAAGCGATCCTGCGTATTTCCACCGCCCCCGGCGACCTGCTCGATGACAGCGTCAGCGCACCGCGCGGCGTCGGGCTGAAGATCCTCGGCGTGCCCGGTGAGCCGCTCACCGGCGCCGAACAGGATGGCGCGCAGGACTTCCTGATGGTCAACGGCCCGACCTTCGGCGCCCCTGATCCGGCGACCTTCGCCAAGAACCTCAAGCTGCTCGCCGCCACCACCGACAAGGCGGAAGGGGCAAAGAAGGCCTTGTCCGCCACGCTGCGCGTCGTCGAAGGCGCGCTGGAAACGGTTGGGCTGAAGTCCGGGCTGATCACGCAATTGGGCGGCGCGCCCGAAGTGCATCCGCTGGGCGAGACCTATTACACGCAGACCCCGTTTCGCTACGGCGACTATATCGCCAAATTCTCGCTCGCACCGGTCTCGGCCGGGCTCACCGAATGCACCGGCGTGAAGGTCGCGGTCGCTAGCCGCCCCGATGCGCTGCGCGAGGATGTGGCCGAGACGCTGATCGAACAGGGCGGCGTGTGGGAACTCCGCGTGCAGCTGTGCCGCGATCTCGAAAAGATGCCGGTCGAGAATCCCACCATCGAATGGGACGAGAAGGACAGCCCGTTCGTCACCGTCGCCACGCTCACCGTCGCGCCGCAGGCATCGTGGACCAACGGTCTCAGCCAGGCGCAGGAGGACGCACTGTCGTTCAGCCCCTGGCACGGCGTCGTCGCGCACCAGCCGCTCGGCAGCGTCAACCGCGCGCGTCGCGAGACCTATGATTACGCCTCCGGCTACCGCGCCGATTTCAACAAATGTCCGGTTCATGCCGTGAAGATGCTCGAGGATCTGCCCGCGTGA
- a CDS encoding alpha-ketoglutarate-dependent dioxygenase AlkB, protein MSAQPDLFDAPAPALPPGLTYAPDILNAAEEAALLTQLADVAVAPFRFQGWLGKRETASFGWQYDFDNASFAPTEPIPDYLLPLRTRAARFAGLHEDDLVQVLVTRYDPGAGIGWHRDRPVFEHVVGISLGNDATLRLRRRTPAGFDRAALPLPPRSVYLLTGEARHQWEHSIAAMLVPRWSVTFRSLSAKGREALRRPA, encoded by the coding sequence ATGAGTGCCCAGCCAGACCTGTTCGATGCGCCCGCGCCGGCGCTGCCCCCCGGCCTGACGTACGCGCCCGATATCCTGAACGCGGCGGAGGAAGCGGCATTGCTCACCCAGCTCGCCGATGTCGCGGTCGCCCCGTTCCGCTTCCAGGGCTGGCTCGGCAAGCGCGAGACGGCGTCGTTCGGCTGGCAATATGATTTCGACAATGCGAGCTTCGCCCCGACTGAGCCGATCCCGGATTATCTGCTACCGCTGCGCACCCGCGCCGCACGCTTTGCCGGGCTCCACGAAGACGATCTCGTCCAAGTGCTGGTCACGCGCTACGATCCGGGCGCCGGAATCGGCTGGCACCGCGATCGCCCGGTGTTCGAGCATGTCGTCGGCATCTCGCTCGGCAACGATGCCACCCTGCGCCTGCGCCGCCGCACGCCGGCGGGCTTCGATCGCGCCGCGCTGCCGCTGCCGCCGCGTTCGGTATATCTGTTGACCGGCGAGGCGCGGCACCAGTGGGAACACAGCATCGCTGCGATGCTGGTGCCGCGCTGGTCCGTCACCTTCCGCAGCCTGTCGGCGAAGGGCCGCGAGGCGCTCCGCCGACCCGCCTGA
- a CDS encoding SDR family oxidoreductase, with translation MTAIKLKPLADQVMLITGASSGIGLVTARAAARRGARVMLVARNKQALSEAAAALRAEGHQADYAVADVASIADVREAATAAVARFGRIDTWVNCAGVTIYAKLVDTPEDEHQALFQTNYFGVVHGSLIAIQHLQEHGGALITVGSIASDIPSPIMGAYAASKHATKGFTESLRIEINADMLPISVTLIKPAGIDTPIAQHAANHQEGEALIPPSVYAPELVADAILSAAVKPQRAITVGGVGRLQVLFGEHFPGLLAKFGGLAMPMLQDRNLPKTPGSNLHAPMPDGAERSENQLGRPVSIYAVARKPAVTLGLLGLAVAGIGAAALTRRAQTSPKGKRHDR, from the coding sequence GTGACCGCCATCAAATTGAAGCCGCTCGCCGATCAGGTGATGCTCATCACCGGTGCCAGTTCGGGCATCGGCCTGGTCACCGCACGCGCCGCCGCACGCCGCGGCGCGCGCGTCATGCTCGTCGCCCGCAACAAGCAGGCGTTGAGCGAGGCCGCCGCCGCCTTGCGCGCCGAAGGGCATCAGGCGGATTATGCCGTCGCCGACGTCGCGTCGATCGCCGACGTGCGCGAGGCGGCGACCGCGGCGGTGGCGCGGTTCGGGCGGATCGATACCTGGGTCAATTGCGCCGGCGTCACGATCTACGCCAAGCTGGTCGACACGCCCGAGGACGAACATCAGGCGCTGTTCCAGACCAATTATTTCGGCGTCGTCCACGGCTCGCTGATCGCGATCCAGCACCTCCAGGAACATGGTGGCGCGTTGATCACCGTCGGCTCGATCGCCAGCGACATCCCCTCGCCGATCATGGGCGCCTACGCCGCCTCCAAGCATGCGACAAAGGGCTTTACCGAGTCGCTGCGCATCGAGATCAACGCGGACATGCTGCCGATATCGGTCACCTTGATCAAGCCGGCCGGCATCGACACGCCGATCGCCCAGCACGCCGCCAATCATCAGGAAGGCGAGGCACTGATCCCGCCCTCGGTCTATGCGCCGGAGCTCGTCGCCGACGCGATCCTCAGCGCAGCGGTCAAGCCGCAGCGCGCGATCACCGTCGGCGGTGTCGGGCGGCTGCAGGTCCTGTTCGGCGAACATTTCCCCGGTCTTCTGGCCAAGTTCGGCGGCCTCGCCATGCCGATGCTGCAGGACAGGAACTTGCCCAAGACGCCCGGTTCCAACCTCCATGCGCCGATGCCGGATGGCGCGGAGCGTTCCGAGAACCAGCTCGGACGCCCGGTCAGCATCTATGCCGTGGCGCGCAAGCCTGCGGTCACGCTCGGCCTGCTTGGCCTGGCCGTCGCCGGGATCGGCGCCGCCGCACTCACCCGCCGCGCACAGACTTCACCCAAAGGAAAACGACATGACCGATAG